A window of the Henckelia pumila isolate YLH828 chromosome 3, ASM3356847v2, whole genome shotgun sequence genome harbors these coding sequences:
- the LOC140888013 gene encoding uncharacterized protein produces MAPYEALYERRCITPLHWDEVGERAVLGPDIVTQTVDVIAKIRDRMLTAQSRQKSYADQRCRDLKFEVGDHVFLKVSPWKGVMRFGKKGKFFEILEKIGARAYRLALPPNLGGVHNVFHISILRKYVPNPSHVIRHEPVKWTPDLSYEEMPVQILDRQVRRLRNREIPIVKVLWSNQLVEEAT; encoded by the coding sequence atggctccttatgaggcaTTGTATGAGAGAAGGTGTATAACTCCCTTGCactgggatgaagttggagagagagctgttttgggaccagatatAGTGACTCAAACGGTGGATGTAATAGCTAAGATCAGAgacagaatgttgacagctCAAAGTCGACAGAAAAGTTACGCCGACCAGCGATGTAGagatttgaagtttgaagtaGGTGACCATGTATTTTTAAAGGTGTCACCATGGAAAGGTGTTATGAGATTTGGAAAAAAGGGTAAATTTTTTGAGATCCTAGAAAAAATTGGGGCTCGAGCTTACCGATTAGCACTACCACCCAACTTGGGGGGTGTGCACAATGTTTTCCATATCTCTATACTAAGAAAGTATGTGccaaatccttctcatgttatcCGCCATGAGCCAGTGAAATGGACGCCAGACTTGTCCTACGAGGAGATGCCTGTACAAATCTTGGACAGACAAGTTCGTAGGTTGAGAAACAGAGAGATTCCAATAGTGAAAGTATTATGGAGCAACCAGTtggttgaagaagctacttga